The sequence ATCCAGAATTTTATGGTTTTTGTGTTTCATGAGTTTGTCATTGACATGGTGACAACAGTCAGGATTCACTTGGCCTGGATTTCTGTGTTTGTTCTCCAGAGAATGCAAGTCTCAGCTCTAGGCTCTTTTCTATGAATTCACTGAAGGCAGAGGAAAAAGATGACTGGATAGGTGAAGGGTAGCACTCCTACCTCCCCTGGGGCTGCCCGGGGTGGGATATGCCCAGGGCAGCCCAGTCTTACGCCCATGCATTCAGTCCACCTGCCTCCCCAAAGCCCCTTATTTAGGCTCCAGTATCTGAGGGTAGCAGGAAAAGCAGCCTCCTTTACAGCCCTCCCACCCAACTTCCTTTACTCCCTGGACTGCCTGCGGGTCCAGGAAAAGAAAGTTGACTGGGAGACTGGCCTGGCCAAATGGGCAGAGGGGGAGGGTTAAACACAGGGCAGGGAGCCAGTGGAGGAGATATGGGAGATTCCCTAGGGAGCCCTGCAGCTTTCCCTGAAGGTGAGGAAGGAACAGAGGccggaagtgggggtgggggtgagggcacTGGTAAGGGTGGGGTGACCGGTATTGCATtgtggggctggagctgggcttCCGGCCATTGATCCATTGGTGACAAGGGACCTCCAGCCTGGCGCCCTAGAGGCTGTCTGGTCAGCCCCTACCCACTGGCTTTGTGTTCCTGTGCCTAAGTCAGACTCCCAGGAAAACACGGAGGgcaggagttgggggtggggaaacTGATCCTCTAGAGCTCCTTCCCGGAAGGGCCCACTGAGGCCAAGAAAGGGGGCAGGACTTTCTAAGGATCACACTGGGGTCTGGGGCAAAACAATGACTGAAACTCTGGGCTCCTGACTTCAGCCCAGAGCTATTTTCCACATACTCCAAAGGGCCCCAGTATTATAAAATGCTCCCTCAATGAGACCATTTGGCCAGACTCCATGCTAGAGGATGGGCCCACCCCCAGGCCACCTCCCAGGTGTGGTCTGGACCACTCCTCCAGCCCTGCGGCTTAGCTGAAGCTGCCAAACCCGATTTTCCAGCAGTTGCCCTGGCTGGGTAGAGCAGGAAGCCGTCCTCCAGGCACGAGCCCCTCAGGCTGCggtcctccccctcccacctgctGACCTCATCCCTGCTCCTTCTACACCGGTGCCACCACCACTTCCTCCTCCACCTGCCTGCCATCTCGCCTGGGCTGCTCTCTAGGCATTGAGGGATGTGGTCCAGCACTacccctctctggtcctcagttttctcatctatagatGGGAAACACTGGACTGCTTCCTGGGGATCGATTGTGGGGAAGCtccaaagaaaagagagacacaAATAGCAGTGGGCCACCACTTGGATGGTGGGCTGCTGCAGTGCTGGGAGCAGAGAGTGGGGTGTGACAAGGAAGCAGTACTCTGCGGGATTCTGGAGGTGTGGTTGTTGGGGTGCGAGGTGCAAGTTAAAGGGAGTGCCCCTCTGGTTCCCTCAGGTCACCTCTGTGAGAGACAGAGACCATCATCCCAGACTAAATCCCCTCGTTACCAATTTTCAGAGCCCTCCCCGCGGTCCAGTGCGGTGCCTGTGTGCTCTGTTTCATGTCTGTCTCCCACCGAGCCATAACTCCAGCCAGGAAGAACGCCCACTGTCATGCTCACTGCTCTGTCCCCAGAACTTGGCATCctccctggcacacagcaggcactacTGACCAAGACACAGTTTCAGATTGAAAAGCAGAAGGAGAGGCGCCCTAGGGGCTGGAGACCGGCCAGGTCAGCTCACCTAACCCAGGCCCCTTCTCTGGGCTGCCAGACTGCCCAAGCCTCCTCCTCTGGCCTGGGAGCCCGGTGTTCTCAGCTTCCAGGGAGCTATGGCTGGGGTGAGGGAGAATGAACTGTATTCGGTCAACCGGGGGGTCTCTTAGACTGGGGTGGTGGGTGCCCACTGGCTGCGGCTGCCGCTGGGAGcctgaagggggaggagagatgggaacctgggagggggaggggcagtgaaGCAGCCATCATTGCAGAGGAAGCTAAAAATAGCCAGAAGAGCTGATGTCATCGGGTTCCCACAGCTCAGTACCctgctcactcacacacacacacaaatgcacacacactctcacagacccagatacacacagacacaagtgtgggcatgcatgcatgcatgcacttgcacacaaacacacacatacactcatataGGGGAGGGAGGCTCTTCTGGGTCCCAGGGCCGCAGGGGCAGGGAAGTCTGGCGAGTGTgtttgcatgtatgtgtgtgtgtacctgggTTTGCATGAGTGTGATTGCAAGTGTCTATACGCTTGTGTGCTGCGTCTAGGagcacgcatgtgtgtgtgtgctcatttGTAGGCATGGGTATGTGTTGTTACATGTGTCATGTGGAGAGGTTTATATGCATTTGTGTCAGTGCACATATGTTTATAGGCATGTACTTGTATGCATGTGTGAATTTGTTGCATTGTGTATCTGTGAGTCCAGTTGTATTTACATGTCTGCATGTGTTCCTGTCATGTGTCTTTATATGTGTGGGCCCCCCTGTGGGCCTTGGGCACTAGCCTAGCTAGCTTCCAGCTCTGACTGGGGTTCAGCACCTTCCCCCTAAACCCTGAGAAGCCTCATCCTCCACCAGTGCTGTCTGGGCATGATGTGCCAGTGAATTCtctgccccctctcctcctctcaggGTCCCAGTCTCTGGCAAGCCTTGGAGTGGATGAAAGCAGACAGAATTCATTTTCTCCTCACAGGCTTCCCAGGGGGCCAGGCCAAAGGTCTCAGTGttcactcccacccccaaccctcaaGGAAGGGAGCCCTGGAACTGGAGCCAGACCTCAGGACATTGAGACACACACTAACTTGTGCATAAAGTGACACCTTAGAGACACAGTCCCTCACAATGTTTCCTGCCACTGAGACACAACTCCATAGAGACACACCCCACGTAAACTCAGTTACACCCGATGACACATGGGCGCACATGCGGAAATCCAAGTGGAAAATCCCCAGGCCTGAGTCCCACTTTCTGGACTCTAACTCagtctcaccccacccccaaacacccCAGCTAAGCTGTTAGTCCTGGAAAATACCAACCTCAGAGAATGGCTGTGGGGCTGAAGATGGTACACCCCGCTCAGAAGCTGACACTCTCCTCCTTCCGGCCGCCCGCACCCGCCTCCTGACCTTCATTCCTCTTCGTGGAGATGATGCCGCTCTCTCCGACCCGCTCGTATGCTCACAAACACACCTTGACACACACAGCTGGCAATAGAGGCACATTCTTTGCAAAGGCACGTTCAGCCACATGTCTGCTTAGATCCCCATTCTCTTGGTGTCACAAACACTGACCATAAGAGGCACACAGAGCCACATACACCTCTCGCTCAGGCACTCATGGTTTACACTGGAGCAGTGAAATCTGTCTTTCATGCTATCCTTTTCTGATCTGTGCCTCTACCTCCCTCTCCAAGGATCTGGCTTCTTATACCTTCCAAGATGTTTCCGGAGATCCTTTTCCCTGTGCAGACGGGAGTGCAAGGCAGGAAGTTCCCCCACCTCGTAGGCCAGATCAAAAGCTGAGGCCAAAGACGGTGTGTGTTGCCGACCTTGTTCTGTCCTTCCACTGTCTTACTCTGAGGCCTGCTGCTGTCGCTGAAGCCTATCCCTGGGAGCATTCAGTCCCAACCCTGCCCTTATACCCTACATAGTCAGCTGGAAACACCTTGGAGTGGGGTAAAGAGTTGGAGCAGAAAGGATTGTTATTTGTCTGCTGTTTACCACCCGTGGCCCTTAGGAGATGCAGGTCCGGAGCCAGCCAAGCTTCTGGACTAGTTTCTGGGCATTTCTAGAGGATCAGAAAGCTGCCACGTTGACAAAGGTGTCTGAGTactgaggagaggaaggagagggaagagtgtGAGGAAGGCAGAAGTTCTGGAAGCTCCACTGCTCCTCGATTCTCCTGTTTCCCCAGGCCCTCCACTTCCAGCCAATACATCCTCCGTTAAGGCTCTCAGCCTGAGGGATGCCTGCCATCAAGACCCCACTATACCTTTGGGGTGATAATTCACAGAAGGTGTGTCCCCCACAGTGCCTGCACAGGGCTAATGTGGGGAAAACTTGAGTGGCCCCGTTTTTCTCACCCCGCACCCTGGCTCAGGGCCCTCGGCTAACCTTGCAGTGGAAGGATCCACACCCTGGTGGTGGCAGTGTGGGTGTTGTTGATATCCGTGGCCATGGTGGCAAGATTGGTGGCTGCAGTGGTGGCAGCTGGGCCTTGGGATTTCTGCCGGTACCTTCTGCGGCTACACTTAAACATCCTGGGAAACCGGAGCCGAGGTCAGCCCATACCTGGCCTCTGGTAGGGGGAAATTACGCCCCggggccgggcttccctggtggcgcagtggttggcagtccgcctgccaatgcaggggacacgggttcaagccctggtcggggaggatcccacatgccgcagagcagctgggcccgtgtgccacaactactgaagcccacgtgcctagagcctgtgagccacaactactgagcccatgtgccacagctgctggaacccgtgtgcctagagcccgagctccgcagcaggagaggccaccgcagtgagaggcccgcacactgcaacggagagtggcccccactcgccacaactagagaaagcgcacgcgcagcaacgaagacgcaacacagccaaaaataaataataaataaataaatatataacaagcCCTGGGGCCAAGGGGCACAGACAAGCTGAGAAGGCCCCATGGGCGCAGGGAACTTCTGTCATGTGCCTGATGGTGCTACTGGCCAGGGCAGCTGAGGCCTCGATGACATACAGAGTCTATGTAAGAGTAATGCTGTTTATTACAGGTCCTgatccccagcccctcccttagGGGCCAGGCTCCCTCACAATTCTCTCCATGGGTCCAGCCAAAGAGCCAGAAAACCTCAGCTTGGCCCCTTGGAAAAAAGGAACTCTGAGTAAAAAAATTCCTCCCTCATTTTCTCACTCATCCACATTaacaatgtttattgagtacttactgtgtgccaaacaCAGTGCCAAGTCCTTTACAAACATAATCTCATCTAATCCCACAACAACCCTACAAGGAGATTCTGTCATTATTCCTATTTCATATACAGTCGATTCTTGTTATTCGTGGTAGTTAGCCCTAATAAAGTCACCACAAACACTGTATTAGCAAATATTGAGCCAATGCTCCCAGGAGGAATACAGGATTAGATTCATACTaacctctggtcacaacatttttcaACTGAACAATACCTAgtttatttgtgtttctgttaaagccacttcatttaaaatatattgacgtcaataacattgaactcacagccaacaaaTGGCCAACGTTTGCCTGAATGAAGTTtatctaacacatgtattttcttcataaggcatatcacagccttcttgcacttcGGAACACTAGAGAGCACTTCAGCACTACGCTGGAGGGAGTCTTTAATAGCAAagtcaccaacaaaaagcacaaaaatgcaaaaaacatgaCAGACACTAAATAGGCCGCAAAAAGAACACTTGTTTACAttgtgagagctgaaacaagaaggcagagcgtCCCCTTGTTCAACCTCAGCATGGTAGACAACTCAAATTTTTTGCAGCTCTGCGCATGTCCATGAATGACCACAAAAGTGCTGTGAGTATTGGTTTGgagttttaaatcatttttagtgAGTGGGTAAATTCACAGATATGgaatccatgaataatgaggatcaactgtacaaggaaactgaggctcagttagGCTCACACAATTAGAGGCAGGCAGGGATTCAAATCTGGGATGGCCGAGGCCCAAAGCCCAGACGTTTAACTCCTGCTATTCtgcaagcattcattcattcagaaatgtGCACTTAACCTTCTGTGCCTCTCTTTCCCCATATTTAAAAAGCAGACGAAAAGAGAGTCTTATCTCATAAGATTGttgtgaaaggagaaaaaagacttaCTATATAAGTGATGCATTTAAAACATGATATGTACAAATGTTAGTGTTAAcagccttcctctctctcctgtctcttcaaCTGCCTCCTcccattataaaaacaaaacaaattttaaaatcttccatCCCACACCCCCTCTGGCTGTGACTCTCCTTATGCTGAACTTTTCACTCTGTGGTCATTCCCTTATGTCCCAGAATGggaagaaaaatctcattttaaatccCACTTGAAAACCCCATAACTACTCTGTTATACAgaccaggaaacagaggcttaaaCCCAAGTCTAAGAAATGCCCcttgggtcacacagctaataagcaacagaaccaggattcaagcACTTGGTCTGAGTGACTTAAAAGCCAGAACTTTCCCAGCACCTCGACCTCCAGGACCAGCAGCCCCGGAAGGATTGACGATGATGGGGATTACCGAGCTGTAGAACTTGGTGGGGAGGGGTCGGGGGAGGAATGGGGGCAGTGCTTTTGTGTGACCATGGTGCCCCCTGCTGGCAGGAATGGAAGGGGTGTATGCAGAGTGCTGAGAGGactgaggagagagaaagggtggggagggagaagagtgagGAGGAAAGACTCAGGGGAGGAGAAAGATGGGTTgaatgtttttgggttttttaaacatctttgttggagtataattgctttacaatggtgtggggTTGAAGTTTTGTGGAGAGAAAAAGACTAAAAGATTAGGAGTCGTTTGCCACTCAGAGGAGGGGGCAGAAAACTCCAAGCCTTGGCCGTTGCCTTGAAAGCATGTGTGGGCATGcctgcgtgagtgtgtgtgtgtgtgtgtgtgtatgtgtgtgtgtgtgtgtgtgtgtgagagagagagagagagagagagagagtgtttcAGTACGTACTTCAGATGTTGCTCTGTTGATTGTTGCTGGGAGTCAGTCCACACAgttcagagtgtgtgtgtgcgtgtgtgagtgtgcattcGAGAGCACTAggaggtgtttgtgtgtgtgtgtctgaatatACAGCTTGGGCAGATGTGCGTGCCTCGAGCATGCAGGGTGTGTACGACAGTATCAGCAGGTGCAGGGTAGGAAGCGCCTGTGCGCTGCCGTGGTGGAGGGCACACAGTTCTAGGAGGCCACTTGCCCCACCCCCAGACCTCTCTCTCCTTCAGGTCAGGAGGGGCGTTGCCCATGGCTGGCGTTGCCAGGAGGAGCCCCGAGGCGGCTGGGGCTGTGAGGACAGAGCGCCAGGCAGCAGGGGGGCAGTAGGCGCTGGAGGAGGCGGACGGGCTGCGTGTGGGGTAGGCGGGCGGGCAGAAGGAGGCCTTTAAAGCACCTGCCCCGCCCACAGGTGAGCAGTGCTGTGTGAGAGCCAGCTCCGTCTCCCCGCCTGCCCACTCAGTGGCAGTTCCCCGGAGCTGCAGTTCCCTCTGGAGCCTCAGCAGATCCCTCTTTCAGAACTCACTACCAAGAACCCTGAACAGGTGATGGCATAGGATAGAGACTATCCCGTGAAGTGAAATCAATCTGGAAACAGGTTTGGGGAGTTGGAAGGGCCATGGGGAGGGTCTTGGAAGAGTCTAGGATTGGTTTCGGGGGGAGTGGAAAGCCCAGGATACACAGGTGCCAGGGAAGGGCATGGAGTGACCCTGTAGCGTGGGAGTCAGGCTTGGGGTGCCAGTAGAGGAACCTGGGATGTTAGGATTTCAGAGTGCCAGGTGTTGGTAGAGGGCCTGGGCAGTACAGAGGGATAGGAGCGTCAGGATGGCAATTGGGAAAAGTCCTGAGGTGTCAGAGtccagatgcaggaaaagcttggTGATTATGTGAGTCCAGGATGCTGGAGTCTGGTGTGTCAGcccaggttgggggtgggggcagggagcaagGTCCTAACACACACATCTGCCTCCCAGGAGCCACCATGCAGTGCTTCAACTTCATTAAGACCATGATGATCCTCTTCAATATGCTCATCTTTGTAAGTGTGGGGGTTATGGGCTCTTTGGGGTTCCCTATAGGAGTAGGTCTTAACCTGAGCAGAGCCCGAACTGGGGAAGAGGAGACTGCTATGCCCAGATTCTTCCTGCAAGTTGAGGAGGTGCAGAAGTTTTCCCAAATGCTGAGTCCTGGTCCCAGTAGCAGCCTGGCTGCCACACAGTTGGGGTGGAGAAGGTTAGGGGCATCCTCTCCCTTCCAGGAAGCTTCAGCTCAGGCAGGCTTACAGCAGGGCAGAGTAGGCTAACAGGCTGGGGCCCCAGTGAGGGGAAGgggtttgcccaaggtcacctcgTGTGGAAGGAAATTCAGTGGCCTCTGTATGATGGGGAACCAAAAGCACAGAAGGCCCAGAGACATCGGAGCAGAGTGTCAGCTGCAAGCAGcccttattcattcaacaaacacattGCCTAAGACCCTGTGCTGAGTGCTGGGGTGACAGGTAAGCAAGCCCTTTCTCTGCCCTTGGGGATCTCAGGTCCAGCCGGTCAGATAGGCAGACAGTTTTGACATAGTATACGTGGTCTTAGCACAGGGGTCCATAGGAGGGGCTTGAACCCTGCCTGGTCAGAGAAGACTTCTAGGAGGAAATAGCTGAGGCTAGGAATTTGCACTGAGTGAGGGGGTTGGTAAAGCATGCAGAAAGGCCCAAAGGCAATGAAATCAAATATTGTTCAGAAAACCAGGAACAGATTATATAGGGCATGTTTGAGGAAGCTGAGCAATGAGGCATGAACCCTAGAGATGggcagaaatggacaaaatggacaaaggacaaaGCCCTTGGATGGTGGCTAAGGGATggaagaaggggcaagggagacatCATCTTGGAGATGATGACCACGTCTCTGGCAAGAACAACCTGGGGGATATCTCACAGGCAGCTGTGTACCCAGTGGGGTTGCAGCTCAGGATATTTGAAAGTCATGTGCCCATAGGTGATTGTTGAAGCCATGGGAGGGGTGAAACCACTCAGGGAGAGTGAACTCCAGGAAACTCAGCTTACAAGGGATAAACAGGGAAATGGTCACCAGGAAGCAAATGAAGAAAGAGCAGCAGGAAGCAAACCAGGAGGGCGAGCGAGGTTATCAGGGAGGTCAAAGAGGATCCACCCATGACTAAGCACATGTCACCAGAGACCTTGGCGCCACATGAGAGTGGGTTAGGGTGAGTGAAAGGGGAGGAAATGGAGACATGAAGTATAGATGAATTTGGAGAAATTGGGCTGGGGGGGAGTAAACTGTGACTCCGATGTGGTCTGTGCCTTGGGCTTCCTCTGGTTTCAGGGAACTAGACTTTATCCATGTATCTGAAGAAGGCAACAGGACTGAAGGGATTtggagagcaggggctctggCCCGAGGGGGTTAAAGGCAAATCTGGTTTGGTTTCTGCTTCTGTTGCCCTTGCCTCGCCAGACTGGGCAGGGCAGGCCTCAGACTCCTTGAAATTTGACCCTGTAGGCTAAAAGCCCAGCTTTCTGTCCTTGGGCAAACATGCCTGGGATCCACCCACCATCTGCCACCTCACTCCTGGttctagcctcagtttccatagCTGGGAAGTAGGGACTGGACACCTACCTAGGCAGTGTCAGGCTGATTTATCCACTGAAGCTCTGGATCAGCAAGGCTTTGCTCTAAGCTGTGGGAACTGGGCAGTGCCCTCCTCCCCAGTCTAGGCTTCAGGATTCCCTCTGAGCTGGGGGTTGAGCCAGAGAGCCCCTAAGAGCTCTGGCTGTACTTCCTctctggtgcctcagtttccacttgGGTGGCAAGGAGAAGTCTAGGCTGGTTCTGGAGGGAAGCCAAATGGGGCCTTGGGGTGGGTATCCCTTCTCACCACCGCCCTCTCCAATGTTGGGAGCAGGTGTAAACCTCAGCCATGCCTCTGTTGCTATGGTGACTGTGGAGACTGCTCAAGGCTCCCACCCCCCTGTTTCCACCTATCAGAGGACAGTCGTTCCAGGCACCTGGAGGGGGGAATggagaggggggcgggggggagggggaagctgctgggggggatgttcACCTACTTTTTTCACCCCTAGCTATGTGGCATGACCCTGGCAACAGAGAGGGAAagccttgcccctccccccacccttcagCTATTTCTGGAATCCCTGATCCCATTTATATCTGCCTAGGTGTGCAGCCTGGTGCTGGCTATGGATGTTCCAGCTCCCATCTTTCTGGCTCTAATGGATGTTTTTCCTCCCTACAGGATGAGTTTTTAGACTCCATAGTCAATAAAGGGGGAAGTTTCTCGTCTCCCATCTCCCTCACTCAGTTGCGTGGTAGGGAGCTGCTTGACGACACTGTTTCAAGGCCTGCCTCTCTGTCTccagctgtgtggtgtggccctGTTGGCAGTGGGCATCTGGGTGTCAGTCGACGGAACATCCTTCATGAAGATCTTCGGGCCACTATCATCCAGTGCCATGCAGTTTGTCAACGTGGGCTACTTCCTCATCGCAGCTGGCGCTGTGCTCCTCACTCTTGGTTTCCTGGGCTGCTATGGTGCTCAGACTGAGAACAAGTGCGCCCTCATCATGGTGTGTCAAACCCAGCTCCACAGGCCCGTAACCGAGACCCAGGGTCCCTCACCCTTGACACCAGGCCCTGGGGATCCCCAAGCCCTGCTCTGGACTCCAGGGGCCTCAGCCAGTGGGGCCCCTGACTTGTTTTCATGTGGGGGTGGGTTAGGGCAAGGAATGCATGAGGGACTGTCTCTCCCTAAAACTCAAGATCCCTGTTCTCCACTCAGTTCTTCTTCATCCTCCTCGTCATCTTCATTGCTGAGGTTGCAGCTGCCGTGGTTGCCTTGGTGTACACCACAGTGGTGAGGAGCGGGGATGGGGCAAGGGGGGAACAACTGGGCAAAGCACTGCGGATGGCCACCCTCCCTACCAGGCCCTAAACACTGACTTTCCCCCACCCAGGCTGAGAACTTCCTGACGTTGATGGTAGTGCCCACCATCAAGAAAGAGTACGGTTCCCAAAAAGACTTCACCCAAGTGTGGAACTCCACCATGGAAGGGGTAAGGTGGGCTGGGGGAGATTTTGGGGTGAGGAGAAATAAGCAAGGCCCCACTGACCATCTCTTCTCCTCATCTTCAGCTCAAGTGCTGTGGCTTCACCAACTACACAGATTTTGAGGACTCTCCCTATGTAAAAGAGAACAACGTCTTTCCCCCATACTGTTGCTTTGACCGTGACAATGGCACATTTGTGGAACCCTGCACTAGTGTCGAGGCCCAGAACCAGAAAGTAGAGGTATAGGTTGGCCTGGGAGGTTGGGCTGCTTTAATGGCCCCGGAGAGCTGAATGTGAGTGGGGGCAGCTGCTGACTATAGATGCTCTCTCCCCTCCAAGGGTTGCTTCAATCAGCTTCTGTATGACATCAGAACCAATGCAGTTACCGTGGGTGGTGTGGCAGCTGGAATTGGGGGCTTAGAGGTAAGGAGGGGAGGAGGTTGGGGCAGGATATCCCCATGGGCTCAGGGCTGCTTGATCCATGTCTGAGGCCTTTCTGGAAGAGACAGACTTCTAACAAAA comes from Delphinus delphis chromosome 1, mDelDel1.2, whole genome shotgun sequence and encodes:
- the P3R3URF gene encoding LOW QUALITY PROTEIN: PIK3R3 upstream open reading frame protein (The sequence of the model RefSeq protein was modified relative to this genomic sequence to represent the inferred CDS: substituted 1 base at 1 genomic stop codon) → MVTQKHCPHSSPDPSPPSSTARRTANHCATREARPRGVISPYQRPGMGXPRLRFPRMFKCSRRRYRQKSQGPAATTAATNLATMATDINNTHTATTRVWILPLQVLRHLCQRGSFLIL
- the TSPAN1 gene encoding tetraspanin-1, with translation MQCFNFIKTMMILFNMLIFLCGVALLAVGIWVSVDGTSFMKIFGPLSSSAMQFVNVGYFLIAAGAVLLTLGFLGCYGAQTENKCALIMFFFILLVIFIAEVAAAVVALVYTTVAENFLTLMVVPTIKKEYGSQKDFTQVWNSTMEGLKCCGFTNYTDFEDSPYVKENNVFPPYCCFDRDNGTFVEPCTSVEAQNQKVEGCFNQLLYDIRTNAVTVGGVAAGIGGLELAAMTVSMYLYCNLK